A genome region from Chelonia mydas isolate rCheMyd1 chromosome 24, rCheMyd1.pri.v2, whole genome shotgun sequence includes the following:
- the LOC102936476 gene encoding LOW QUALITY PROTEIN: probable G-protein coupled receptor 33 (The sequence of the model RefSeq protein was modified relative to this genomic sequence to represent the inferred CDS: inserted 1 base in 1 codon): MRRGQTKGHFAGQRHITRVSALGMFPPLAAQGTMDQGNMTLPPTTGANSSQTPAAESASHLAAAVLLFTTFLVGVVGNGLYLWVLGLKMRRTVTTLWFLHLVACYLLFTLLIPFFIVSLLMGFHWVFGTVMCKILNTCISMDMFSSVFLLTLISLDHYTVTPHPIWCWHHCTMSQAGKLVVGVWLASFGLSAPYLAFRETRVVHGGRTTCINNYTLSGDWNGAEMQELGRWIHLAVFTVWFLLGFLLPFCTIVGCYVRVGLKMKEKKLAWSGKPFKVMVTTVVSFFLGWLPYHLHHGLKVYKLSPGKEVPALVTGAVLVIYTFTSCFNACFTPILYLFMGEKFWXFRKSLLTLVKAAFVDDLASSAAESSERQGSEVENTKQVMA; the protein is encoded by the exons ATGAGGCGGGGACAGACAAAGGGACACTTTGCTGGGCAAAGACACATCACCCGAGTCTCTGCGCTGGGTATGTTTCCACCACTTGCTGCCCAG ggcACCATGGACCAAGGCAACATGACTCTCCCACCAACCACTGGGGCAAATTCCAGCCAGACCCCAGCAGCTGAGAGCGCCTCTCACCTGGCTGCGGCCGTGTTGCTCTTCACCACCTTCCTGGTGGGTGTGGTGGGGAACGGGCTGTACCTGTGGgtgctggggctgaagatgagGAGGACGGTGACCACACTCTGGTTCCTCCACCTGGTCGCCTGCTACCTTCTCTTCACCCTGCTGATCCCCTTCTTCATCGTCTCCCTCCTTATGGGTTTCCACTGGGTCTTCGGCACGGTCATGTGCAAGATCCTCAACACCTGCATCTCCATGGACATGTTCTCCTCAGTCTTCCTTCTCACCCTGATCAGCCTCGACCACTACACCGTCACTCCCCATCCCATCTGGTGCTGGCATCACTGCACCatgtcccaggctgggaagctagTTGTGGGTGTGTGGCTGGCATCCTTTGGTCTCAGTGCTCCCTACCTGGCTTTCCGGGAGACCCGGGTGGTGCATGGGGGAAGAACCACCTGCATCAATAATTACACCCTCTCCGGAGACTGGAACGGAGCCGAGATGCAAGAGCTGGGGAGATGGATCCACCTGGCTGTTTTTACAGTCTGGTTCCTGCTGGGCTTCCTATTGCCCTTCTGCACCATTGTGGGATGCTATGTCCGTGTAGGGCTGAAGATGAAGGAGAAGAAGCTGGCATGGTCTGGGAAGCCCTTCAAAGTCATGGTGACCACGGTGGTTTCCTTCTTTCTTGGCTGGCTGCCCTACCACCTCCACCATGGCTTGAAGGTCTACAAGctctcacctgga aaGGAGGTGCCAGCATTGGTGACGGGTGCCGTCTTGGTCATTTACACCTTTACCTCCTGCTTCAATGCCTGCTTCACCCCCATCCTCTATCTCTTCATGGGGGAGAAGTTCT TCTTCAGGAAGTCTCTTCTCACTCTCGTCAAAGCAGCTTTTGTCGACGATCTCGCCAGCAGTGCTGCCGAGTCTAGCGAAAGACAGGGGTCAGAAGTCGAGAACACAAAACAGGTGATGGCCTGA
- the LOC122463797 gene encoding probable G-protein coupled receptor 33, translating into MDRGNMTLSPVTWTNSSQPPASMKSTNLAIAVLFFATFLVGVVGNGLYLWVLGLKMRRTVTTLWFLHLVSCSLLFTLILPFFTVHVLLGFHWVFGTVMCKVLSACTYLGMFSSVFLLALISLDRYTLTCRPVWSRRHRTMSWGRKMVLGVWLASFTLSAPYLAFQETWEKEGGKVICATYYILSRDQDRAETQAWRIHIYVVLFVVRFLLGFLLPFCIIAGCYGRMGLEMKEKGLARSRKPFKVMVAAVVSFFCGWLPYHLYQSLTLIRDVPQSLTDAFLLVSIIMFCFNVCFTPVLYLFVGQTFHQVLRTSLFAQVKAAFHEDLDSDVSGPDSRGRTGEKLTAWK; encoded by the coding sequence ATGGACCGAGGCAACATGACCCTCTCACCCGTAACCTGGACAAACTCCAGCCAGCCTCCAGCATCCATGAAGAGCACTAACCTGGCCATTGCTGTGTTGTTCTTTGCCACCTTCCTAGTGGGTGTGGTGGGGAACGGGCTGTACCTGTGGgtgctggggctgaagatgagGAGGACAGTGACCACGCTCTGGTTCCTCCACTTGGTCTCCTGTTCTCTCCTCTTTACCCTGATTCTCCCTTTCTTCACTGTCCATGTTCTCCTTGGTTTCCACTGGGTCTTCGGCACGGTCATGTGCAAGGTCCTCAGTGCCTGCACCTACCTGGGCATGTTCTCCTCTGTCTTCCTCCTTGCCCTCATCAGCCTGGACCGCTACACCCTCACCTGCCGCCCAGTCTGGTCCCGGCGTCACCGCACCATGTCCTGGGGCAGGAAGATGgtcctgggtgtgtggctggccTCCTTTACCCTTAGTGCTCCCTACCTGGCTTTCcaggagacctgggagaaggagGGGGGCAAGGTCATTTGCGCCACTTATTACATCCTCTCCAGAGACCAGGACAGAGCTGAGACGCAGGCCTGGAGGATACACATTTATGTTGTGCTGTTCGTGGTCCGGTTCCTGCTGGGCTTTCTGCTGCCCTTCTGCATCATCGCCGGATGCTACGGCcggatggggctggagatgaaGGAGAAGGGGCTGGCACGGAGCAGGAAGCCCTTCAAAGTCATGGTGGCCGCAGTGGTGTCTTTCTTCTGTGGCTGGCTGCCTTACCACCTCTACCAGAGCTTGACGCTCATCAGAGATGTGCCACAGTCATTGACTGATGCCTTCCTGCTTGTTAGCATCATCATGTTCTGCTTCAACGTCTGCTTCACTCCAGTCCTCTACCTCTTTGTGGGGCAGACGTTCCATCAGGTGCTCAGGACGTCCCTCTTCGCTCAGGTCAAAGCGGCTTTTCATGAGGATCTCGATAGTGATGTGTCTGGACCAGATTCTAGAGGGAGAACAGGCGAGAAGCTAACTGCGTGGAAGTAG